A DNA window from Arachis hypogaea cultivar Tifrunner chromosome 18, arahy.Tifrunner.gnm2.J5K5, whole genome shotgun sequence contains the following coding sequences:
- the LOC112769417 gene encoding uncharacterized protein isoform X1 — translation MLFSRLIQVTLQNPPFCFSTSSNSTLSFPFFTLPLSPTQKPLIAKASFSSNMVKAIRVHELGGPQVLKWEDVEIGEPKEGEVRVTNKAIGLNFIDVYFRKGVYKAPSLPFTPGMEAVGVVTAVGSGLTGRKVGDLVAYAGQPMGSYAEEQILPADKVVPVPSSIDPVVGASIMLKGMTAQFLVRRCFKVEPGHTVLVQAAAGGVGSLLCQWANALGATVIGTVSSKEKAAQAKEDGCHHTIIYTEEDFVARVNEITSGNGVEVVYDSVGKDTFQGSLACLKLRGYLVNFGQSSGTPDPVPLSTLAAKSLFLTRPSLMQYNVTRDELLESAGEVFTNVASGVLKVRVNHTYPLSEAAKAHEDLENRKTSGSIVLIP, via the exons ATGTTATTTTCAAGGCTAATACAAGTCACACTGCAGAACCCCCCTTTCTGTTTCTCAACCTCTTCAAATTCAACTCTTTCATTCCCCTTCTTCACCCTTCCACTTTCACCAACCCAAAAACCTCTTATTGCTAAAGCTTCTTTCTCATCAAACATGGTCAAAGCTATCAGAGTTCATGAACTCGGTGGTCCTCAG GTTCTGAAGTGGGAGGATGTGGAAATCGGAGAGCCAAAAGAAGGCGAGGTGCGCGTGACGAACAAAGCCATTGGCCTTAATTTTATCGATGTCTACTTTCGGAAAGGAGTTTATAAAGCCCCCTCATTGCCTTTCACCCCAG GTATGGAAGCTGTTGGGGTTGTCACAGCTGTTGGTTCTGGACTCACTGGTAGGAAGGTTGGAGATCTTGTTGCGTATGCAGGTCAACCAATGGGCTCATATGCTGAAGAGCAGATTCTTCCTGCTGACAAAGTAGTTCCTGTACCCTCCTCAATTGACCCAGTTGTTGGGGCATCCATCATGCTGAAGGGCATGACAGCTCAGTTCTTGGTTCGCCGTTGTTTCAAG GTTGAACCTGGTCATACTGTCCTTGTACAAGCAGCAGCTGGTGGAGTTGGATCCCTATTGTGCCAGTGGGCAAATGCACTTGGCGCAACGGTTATTGGAACTGTATCTAGTAAAGAGAAGGCAGCTCAAGCCAAGGAGGATGGCTGCCATCATACTATAATCTATACGGAAGAGGATTTTGTTGCTCGAGTCAACGAAATTACATCTGGAAATGGAGTCGAAGTAGTTTATGATTCAGTAGGAAAGGATACTTTTCAG GGATCTTTGGCGTGTTTAAAACTTCGAGGCTACTTGGTAAATTTCGGGCAGTCATCAGGTACTCCCGATCCCGTTCCATTGTCTACCCTGGCTGCGAAATCCTTGTTCTTGACAAGGCCAAGTCTAATGCAATACAATGTCACTCGTGACGAGCTATTGGAGTCTGCTGGAGAGGTGTTTACTAATGTTGCTTCTGGTGTGTTGAAGGTGCGAGTTAACCATACTTACCCTTTGTCTGAGGCTGCAAAAGCACATGAAGATCTTGAGAATAGGAAGACCTCAGGGTCTATTGTGTTGATACCTTGA
- the LOC112769417 gene encoding uncharacterized protein isoform X2 translates to MLFSRLIQVTLQNPPFCFSTSSNSTLSFPFFTLPLSPTQKPLIAKASFSSNMVKAIRVHELGGPQVLKWEDVEIGEPKEGEVRVTNKAIGLNFIDVYFRKGVYKAPSLPFTPGMEAVGVVTAVGSGLTGRKVGDLVAYAGQPMGSYAEEQILPADKVVPVPSSIDPVVGASIMLKGMTAQFLVRRCFKVEPGHTVLVQAAAGGVGSLLCQWANALGATVIGTVSSKEKAAQAKEDGCHHTIIYTEEDFVARVNEITSGNGVEVVYDSVGKDTFQCMDNSQVLNCVF, encoded by the exons ATGTTATTTTCAAGGCTAATACAAGTCACACTGCAGAACCCCCCTTTCTGTTTCTCAACCTCTTCAAATTCAACTCTTTCATTCCCCTTCTTCACCCTTCCACTTTCACCAACCCAAAAACCTCTTATTGCTAAAGCTTCTTTCTCATCAAACATGGTCAAAGCTATCAGAGTTCATGAACTCGGTGGTCCTCAG GTTCTGAAGTGGGAGGATGTGGAAATCGGAGAGCCAAAAGAAGGCGAGGTGCGCGTGACGAACAAAGCCATTGGCCTTAATTTTATCGATGTCTACTTTCGGAAAGGAGTTTATAAAGCCCCCTCATTGCCTTTCACCCCAG GTATGGAAGCTGTTGGGGTTGTCACAGCTGTTGGTTCTGGACTCACTGGTAGGAAGGTTGGAGATCTTGTTGCGTATGCAGGTCAACCAATGGGCTCATATGCTGAAGAGCAGATTCTTCCTGCTGACAAAGTAGTTCCTGTACCCTCCTCAATTGACCCAGTTGTTGGGGCATCCATCATGCTGAAGGGCATGACAGCTCAGTTCTTGGTTCGCCGTTGTTTCAAG GTTGAACCTGGTCATACTGTCCTTGTACAAGCAGCAGCTGGTGGAGTTGGATCCCTATTGTGCCAGTGGGCAAATGCACTTGGCGCAACGGTTATTGGAACTGTATCTAGTAAAGAGAAGGCAGCTCAAGCCAAGGAGGATGGCTGCCATCATACTATAATCTATACGGAAGAGGATTTTGTTGCTCGAGTCAACGAAATTACATCTGGAAATGGAGTCGAAGTAGTTTATGATTCAGTAGGAAAGGATACTTTTCAG TGTATGGACAACTCCCAAGTGTTGAATTGCGTATTTTGA
- the LOC112769416 gene encoding uncharacterized protein, which yields MVKAIRVHQIGAPQVLKWEDVEIGELKEGEVHVKHKAIGVNFVDVYFRTGVYEAPSFPYTPGVEAVGVVVAVGAGVTSAKVGDLVGYAARPLGSYAEEQILPAEKVVPIPPSIDPAIGASVMSKGMTTLFLIRHCFKVEPGHTILVHAAAGGVGSLLCQWANALGATVIGTVSNKVKAAQAREDGCHHVIIYTEEDFVARVNEITSGNGVEVVYDSVGKDTFQGSLECLKLRGYMISFGQSSGRPDPVPLASLATKAPFLTRPTLMHYVVTRDELLEAAAEVFAKVSSGVLKVRVNHTYPLSEAAKAHEDIESRKTSGSIVLIP from the exons ATGGTCAAAGCTATCAGAGTTCATCAAATTGGTGCCCCTCAG GTTCTGAAGTGGGAGGATGTGGAAATTGGAGAGCTTAAAGAAGGTGAGGTTCATGTGAAACACAAAGCAATTGGGGTTAACTTTGTTGATGTCTACTTTCGCACAGGAGTTTATGAAGCCCCTTCTTTCCCCTATACTCCGG GTGTGGAGGCTGTTGGGGTTGTCGTAGCTGTCGGTGCTGGAGTCACTAGTGCAAAGGTTGGAGATCTGGTAGGTTATGCAGCTCGACCGTTAGGCTCGTATGCTGAAGAGCAAATTCTACCTGCAGAAAAAGTAGTCCCTATCCCTCCTTCAATTGACCCAGCTATTGGGGCATCCGTCATGTCAAAGGGCATGACAACTCTTTTTCTGATTCGACATTGTTTCAAG GTAGAGCCTGGTCACACGATTCTCGTTCATGCAGCAGCTGGTGGAGTTGGATCTTTGTTATGCCAGTGGGCTAATGCTCTCGGTGCAACTGTTATTGGAACCGTATCCAATAAAGTGAAAGCGGCCCAAGCTAGGGAGGATGGTTGTCATCATGTTATAATCTATACAGAAGAGGATTTTGTTGCTCGTGTCAACGAGATAACATCAGGCAACGGAGTTGAAGTAGTCTATGATTCTGTAGGAAAAGATACATTTCAG GGATCTTTAGAATGCTTGAAGCTTAGAGGTTACATGATAAGTTTTGGGCAGTCATCAGGTAGACCTGATCCAGTTCCATTGGCTTCCCTGGCTACAAAAGCACCGTTCTTGACAAGGCCCACCCTAATGCATTACGTCGTTACTCGTGACGAGCTATTGGAGGCTGCCGCAGAGGTGTTCGCCAAGGTTTCTTCCGGTGTCTTGAAGGTGCGGGTTAACCATACTTACCCTTTGTCTGAGGCAGCAAAAGCGCATGAAGACATTGAGAGTAGGAAGACCTCAGGTTCTATTGTGTTGATACCATGA